The Saccharopolyspora gloriosae genome window below encodes:
- a CDS encoding NTPase yields MPDPAPRHDPGARAPQPESTVISVASTTGDVVQVGQARDIRIIHEHVHPAHGPLVEPLRAFTAAVRDRWDGESERIPIQVRWQEAPEELTDHRANMRDRDGADPPDPAGTLDRIAEVFRRTPDGRLVVLGGPGAGKTFLATRFVLDVLDLVKDRHDDLAVPIIFDLGSWDPTARSLREWMLDRLGLDFPRSDTDTLFRAGHVLPVLDGFDEIAEGLRDVALKAINEYRGPLLLTSRPAEYAAAVETTKALEKATVVQLCELTRDEATDHLWRTAKKRMNHDGSTRTGWDPVLRALREHPDTPACRALTAALSSPLMVWLARTIYAYGNDPEELLDTTRFGDREALEDHLLSSLVPTVFDPIPGGHSEKASRRWDPAYAERRLRHLARHLQRLHDAQDLAWWQVSRSMHRASRALVIALVIGLTVFLAVFPMHVAIGLWAGLDLGEALRTSRTSGLLNAGAAGIAFGIAYAAVITLGRAGTEPSRMRLPLHGGGSVQRSSGKRIATRIAVAALLGIGFGFVGGAGSRLVLAWLENPLHLTAFWVDGVLYAIMYGTGSAVVFGTAALLEAPIRTESAADPISLLRSNRVTTLQMLLVFGPAFGVVVGLSGSALVALFGGNLWGVPLYWNAIAMIQYAAVGAVGGGLAAALSFTAWGEWLVFGRLWLPLAGRLPWRTVTFLHDAHRLGVLRTHGSVYQFRHGRLRDHLAATEHAMSREGNGSRSAP; encoded by the coding sequence ATGCCGGATCCAGCGCCCCGCCACGATCCCGGTGCACGAGCGCCGCAGCCGGAGAGCACCGTCATCAGCGTCGCCAGCACGACGGGCGACGTCGTGCAGGTCGGGCAAGCCCGCGACATCAGGATCATCCACGAGCACGTCCATCCCGCCCACGGACCGCTCGTCGAACCGCTCCGCGCTTTCACCGCCGCGGTCCGCGACCGGTGGGACGGCGAGTCGGAGCGGATTCCGATTCAGGTGCGCTGGCAAGAAGCACCGGAAGAGCTGACGGATCACCGCGCGAACATGCGTGATCGCGACGGTGCCGACCCGCCCGACCCGGCCGGCACGCTGGACCGGATCGCGGAGGTCTTCCGGAGAACGCCGGACGGGCGGCTCGTGGTCCTGGGCGGACCCGGCGCGGGCAAGACCTTCCTCGCCACCCGGTTCGTGCTCGACGTGCTGGACCTGGTGAAGGATCGCCACGACGACCTGGCCGTTCCGATCATCTTCGACCTCGGTTCATGGGACCCCACCGCACGCTCGCTCAGGGAGTGGATGCTCGATCGGCTGGGGCTCGACTTCCCGCGATCGGACACGGACACGCTGTTCCGGGCCGGTCACGTGCTGCCCGTGCTCGACGGCTTCGACGAGATCGCGGAGGGACTGCGGGACGTCGCGCTGAAAGCGATCAACGAATACCGGGGCCCGCTGCTGCTGACGAGCCGCCCGGCGGAGTACGCGGCGGCGGTCGAGACCACAAAAGCGCTGGAAAAGGCGACGGTGGTGCAGCTGTGCGAGCTCACCCGGGACGAGGCGACCGACCACCTGTGGCGCACCGCGAAGAAGCGGATGAACCACGACGGGAGCACCCGGACCGGCTGGGATCCGGTGTTGCGAGCGCTGCGCGAGCACCCGGACACTCCCGCATGCCGGGCGCTCACCGCGGCGTTGAGCTCGCCGCTGATGGTCTGGCTCGCCCGGACCATCTACGCCTACGGCAACGATCCGGAGGAACTGCTGGACACGACGCGGTTCGGCGACCGGGAGGCGCTGGAGGACCACCTCCTGAGCAGCCTCGTACCCACGGTCTTCGACCCGATCCCCGGCGGGCACTCCGAGAAGGCCTCCCGCAGGTGGGACCCCGCGTACGCCGAGCGCCGGCTGCGCCACCTCGCACGGCACCTGCAACGGCTGCACGACGCGCAGGACCTCGCCTGGTGGCAGGTTTCGCGGAGCATGCACCGCGCCTCCCGCGCCCTCGTGATCGCCCTCGTGATCGGGCTGACCGTCTTCCTGGCCGTATTCCCCATGCACGTGGCGATCGGCCTGTGGGCCGGGCTGGACCTCGGCGAAGCGCTGCGGACGAGCAGGACTTCCGGTCTCCTCAACGCGGGCGCCGCCGGTATCGCGTTCGGCATCGCCTACGCAGCGGTGATCACCCTCGGCCGCGCGGGCACGGAACCCTCTCGGATGCGGTTGCCGCTGCACGGCGGCGGGAGTGTGCAGCGGAGCTCCGGCAAGCGGATCGCGACCCGGATCGCCGTGGCCGCGCTGCTCGGGATCGGGTTCGGCTTCGTGGGCGGAGCCGGCTCGCGCCTGGTGCTGGCCTGGCTGGAGAACCCGCTGCACCTGACGGCCTTCTGGGTGGACGGCGTGCTGTACGCGATCATGTACGGGACCGGTTCCGCGGTGGTCTTCGGGACGGCCGCTCTGCTGGAGGCGCCCATCAGGACCGAGTCGGCCGCCGACCCCATCAGCCTGCTGCGCAGCAACCGCGTCACGACGCTGCAGATGCTGCTCGTCTTCGGGCCGGCGTTCGGCGTCGTCGTCGGGCTCAGCGGGAGCGCGCTGGTCGCGCTGTTCGGCGGGAACCTCTGGGGCGTCCCGCTGTACTGGAACGCCATCGCGATGATCCAGTACGCGGCGGTGGGCGCGGTCGGCGGCGGGCTCGCGGCCGCCCTCAGCTTCACCGCGTGGGGCGAGTGGCTCGTGTTCGGCAGGCTTTGGCTGCCGCTGGCGGGACGATTGCCATGGCGGACGGTCACTTTCCTGCACGACGCCCACCGGCTCGGCGTGCTGCGCACGCACGGTTCGGTGTACCAGTTCCGGCACGGGCGCCTGCGCGACCACCTCGCGGCGACCGAGCACGCCATGAGCCGCGAGGGGAACGGCTCCAGGTCAGCGCCGTGA
- a CDS encoding cytochrome P450 produces the protein MTTAEPKSFPFSEPERLDPEPLFEELREQPLIRVRLPYGEPGWLASRYEDVKLVLGDKRFSRAAGAGRDEARMRPIQGSSGNIMSMDPPEHSRLRRLVMKAFTQRRVEGLRSRAQEIADGLVDGMVERGTPADLVEDFALPLPITVICELLGVPYEDRKDFRVWSDAFLSTTKFTLDEVVECVGLLREYMARLIAERRESRHDDGRDDLLSALVAARDDDDRLTEDEMLSLAEAILVAGHETTASQIPNFVYVLLQHPDQLARLRDDPALIPRAVEELLRYVPLGNGAGIPRYALEDVELGGVTVKAGEAVLPSTASANRDAAVYSEPDVLDLLREEASHVGFGHGAHHCLGAPLARMELQVALDTLLRRLPDLRLAAGEEGVEWKDGLSTRGPSKMPISWGAANR, from the coding sequence ATGACCACCGCGGAGCCGAAGTCCTTCCCGTTCAGCGAACCGGAACGGCTGGACCCGGAGCCCCTGTTCGAGGAGCTGCGCGAGCAGCCGCTGATCCGGGTGCGGTTGCCGTACGGGGAACCGGGCTGGCTGGCCAGCCGCTACGAGGACGTCAAGCTCGTGCTCGGCGACAAGCGGTTCAGCCGCGCCGCGGGGGCCGGGCGCGACGAGGCGCGGATGCGACCGATCCAGGGCTCCAGCGGCAACATCATGAGCATGGACCCGCCGGAGCACAGCCGGTTGCGCCGACTGGTCATGAAGGCGTTCACCCAGCGCCGCGTCGAAGGCCTGCGCTCGCGCGCGCAGGAGATCGCCGACGGCCTCGTCGACGGGATGGTCGAACGCGGCACGCCCGCCGACCTGGTCGAGGACTTCGCGCTGCCGCTGCCGATCACCGTGATCTGCGAGCTGCTGGGCGTGCCCTACGAGGACCGCAAGGACTTCCGGGTGTGGTCGGACGCCTTCCTGTCCACGACCAAGTTCACCCTGGACGAGGTCGTCGAATGCGTCGGCCTGCTGCGGGAGTACATGGCCAGGCTGATCGCCGAGCGCCGCGAGAGCCGCCACGACGACGGGCGCGACGACCTGCTCAGCGCGCTGGTCGCCGCCCGCGATGACGACGACCGCCTCACCGAGGACGAGATGCTCTCGCTGGCCGAGGCGATCCTGGTCGCCGGGCACGAGACGACCGCCTCGCAGATCCCGAACTTCGTCTACGTGCTGCTTCAGCACCCCGACCAGCTGGCCCGGCTGCGCGACGACCCCGCGCTGATCCCGCGCGCCGTGGAGGAACTGCTGCGCTACGTCCCGCTCGGCAACGGCGCGGGCATCCCGCGCTACGCGCTGGAGGACGTCGAGCTGGGCGGGGTGACGGTCAAGGCAGGGGAGGCGGTGCTGCCGAGCACGGCTTCGGCCAACCGCGACGCGGCCGTCTACTCCGAGCCGGACGTGCTGGACCTGCTGCGCGAGGAGGCCTCGCACGTGGGCTTCGGGCACGGCGCGCACCACTGCCTCGGCGCGCCGCTGGCCCGGATGGAGCTGCAGGTCGCGCTGGACACCTTGCTGCGCCGCCTGCCGGACCTGCGCTTGGCCGCGGGGGAGGAGGGCGTCGAGTGGAAGGACGGCCTGTCCACCCGCGGCCCTTCGAAGATGCCGATCAGCTGGGGCGCGGCGAACCGGTGA
- a CDS encoding alpha/beta hydrolase — MRTPMRTTARRCAAALCCLTAASALAAPAATAADAPPRFDDGFGITVLEQPEWVDENHRTFTMTVATDQVPEHPPIGDQVSGEHVVLVVLPEEYDPGVRYPVNYLLHGAPEQPISARYQTLTERATEDAPLITVTPNGGGRGWYSNWVAPGASGKQNWESFHLDQLIPLVDANLSTIASREGRSISGHSMGGFGAFHYAEHRPELFGHVGSFSGDLDLLDPRMRGAIVGSTQLTEMGAPLDPPDAIFGSPVWPLDGVWNAQSPAHHVEPLRGMGVAFYAGNGGNLAEDPVLALGEAWVRDTAMVMSGQLTAAGIPHRFVDYGDGSGWGEGCNGKHGQDPCIQADLDDYVGLLMQRLQHP, encoded by the coding sequence ATGAGAACGCCCATGCGCACCACCGCGCGCCGCTGCGCCGCCGCGCTGTGCTGCCTCACCGCGGCGTCGGCGCTCGCCGCACCCGCCGCGACCGCGGCCGACGCGCCGCCGCGCTTCGACGACGGCTTCGGCATCACCGTGCTCGAACAGCCGGAGTGGGTCGACGAGAACCACCGCACGTTCACGATGACCGTCGCCACCGACCAGGTCCCGGAGCACCCGCCGATCGGCGACCAGGTCTCCGGGGAGCACGTGGTGCTGGTCGTGCTGCCAGAGGAGTACGACCCGGGCGTGCGCTACCCGGTGAACTACCTGCTGCACGGCGCCCCGGAGCAGCCGATCTCGGCGCGCTACCAGACGCTGACCGAGCGGGCGACCGAAGACGCCCCGCTGATCACCGTGACGCCGAACGGGGGCGGGCGCGGCTGGTACTCGAACTGGGTCGCCCCCGGCGCCTCGGGCAAGCAGAACTGGGAGTCCTTCCACCTGGACCAGCTGATCCCGCTGGTCGACGCCAACCTCAGCACCATCGCCTCGCGGGAGGGCCGGTCGATCTCGGGGCATTCGATGGGCGGTTTCGGTGCGTTCCACTACGCCGAGCACCGGCCGGAGCTGTTCGGCCACGTCGGCAGCTTCTCCGGAGACCTCGACCTGCTCGACCCGCGGATGCGGGGCGCCATCGTCGGGTCCACGCAGCTGACCGAGATGGGTGCTCCGCTGGATCCGCCGGACGCTATCTTCGGTTCGCCGGTGTGGCCGTTGGACGGGGTGTGGAACGCGCAGAGCCCGGCGCACCACGTCGAACCGCTGCGCGGGATGGGCGTGGCGTTCTACGCGGGCAACGGCGGGAACCTGGCCGAGGACCCGGTCCTGGCGCTGGGCGAGGCGTGGGTCCGGGACACCGCCATGGTCATGTCCGGGCAGTTGACGGCGGCCGGGATTCCGCACCGCTTCGTCGACTACGGCGACGGCAGCGGCTGGGGTGAGGGCTGCAACGGCAAGCACGGCCAGGACCCCTGCATCCAGGCCGACTTGGACGACTACGTCGGCCTGCTCATGCAGCGCCTCCAACACCCCTGA
- a CDS encoding NACHT domain-containing protein: MPQRDEQDAIHNETSGHVGGDVHHFGAVHGSVHFTRQPPEDAPLLRTLAREVRVRWELEERRRLVLQELPMRWYSAPAQASEGGAGRDDPREVGEIARFFRDIAPRRLVVLGDAGVGKSVLCMRFVLTTLERRSPDDAVPVLYSLGSWNPSAMSLQDWLIERLSKDYPLPGGVADARNLVLDEKVLPVLDGFDEIPDELHAAALRHLGEYRKRFVLTSRTCAYREALREAGALPDAEVVVLTELDRDDLAATLPSTTAFPGADPWEPVLRRLREAPDEPACAELASVLRNPLMMSLARTVYRRHREPDELLDTARFPTSAALQAHLLEEFLPTAYRNEPELWPKGQHRPWPEQRPQHWLAHLARHVRDSRGQELAWWRVGEMLGAGTRSLVIALLSALVIAVLVTVVHGAIYLVPGGRPPLWSLAEALRDAGFNGPLAGFAVGGAHWIAHLAGRGIPEPSRMRLLFRASPGEQRLPRNGHWLAARALLAVVAAALFGFAARFTEAVVRALRHEPDALLGGWVEGALFAAMFGAGTLIAVGAVSLLEAPVDVRTTAEPIELLRSNRRITLGTVAVFAVVFGIVVALTGFAAHALSGGSLWGFRLEWDVWEAVRLGLLSSFGGGISIALGFTAWGQWIAFGRIWLPLVGRLPWRTAAFLEDARDRQVLRTHGAHYQFRHERLLSHLAPPDRVSAVAR, encoded by the coding sequence ATGCCGCAGCGGGACGAGCAGGACGCCATCCACAACGAGACCAGCGGCCACGTCGGCGGCGACGTCCACCACTTCGGCGCGGTCCACGGATCGGTCCACTTCACCCGGCAGCCACCGGAGGACGCTCCGCTGCTGCGGACGCTGGCCCGCGAGGTACGCGTGCGGTGGGAGCTGGAGGAGCGCAGGCGACTCGTCCTGCAGGAGCTCCCGATGCGCTGGTATTCCGCTCCCGCGCAGGCATCGGAAGGCGGAGCCGGTCGCGACGATCCTCGCGAGGTGGGCGAGATCGCGCGGTTCTTCCGGGACATCGCCCCGCGCCGATTGGTGGTCCTCGGCGACGCGGGCGTCGGGAAATCCGTGCTGTGCATGCGTTTCGTGCTCACCACTCTGGAGCGGCGAAGCCCGGACGACGCGGTGCCGGTGCTGTACTCGCTGGGTTCGTGGAACCCGAGCGCGATGTCCCTGCAGGATTGGCTGATCGAGCGGCTGTCGAAGGACTACCCGCTGCCCGGCGGCGTGGCGGACGCGCGGAACCTGGTGCTGGACGAGAAGGTGCTGCCCGTCCTGGACGGCTTCGACGAGATCCCCGACGAGCTGCACGCCGCCGCGCTGCGGCACCTCGGCGAGTACCGCAAGCGGTTCGTGCTGACCAGCCGCACCTGCGCCTACCGGGAAGCGCTGCGGGAAGCGGGGGCGTTGCCCGACGCGGAGGTCGTGGTGCTCACCGAACTCGACCGCGACGACCTCGCGGCGACGCTCCCGAGCACCACCGCCTTCCCCGGCGCGGACCCGTGGGAGCCGGTGCTGCGGCGGCTGCGCGAGGCACCGGACGAACCCGCCTGCGCCGAACTCGCCTCCGTGCTGCGCAATCCGCTGATGATGTCGCTGGCGCGCACCGTCTACCGCAGGCACCGGGAGCCGGACGAGCTGCTGGACACCGCGCGCTTCCCCACCAGCGCCGCGCTGCAGGCGCACCTGCTGGAGGAGTTCTTGCCCACGGCGTACCGCAACGAACCGGAGCTCTGGCCGAAGGGGCAGCACCGGCCGTGGCCCGAGCAGCGCCCGCAGCACTGGCTCGCGCACCTCGCCCGGCACGTGCGGGACTCGCGAGGTCAGGAGCTGGCCTGGTGGCGGGTCGGCGAGATGCTGGGCGCCGGTACCCGTTCGCTGGTGATCGCCCTGCTCAGCGCACTGGTGATCGCCGTGCTCGTCACGGTGGTGCACGGCGCGATCTACCTCGTCCCCGGTGGCAGGCCCCCGCTGTGGTCGCTGGCCGAGGCGCTGCGCGACGCCGGGTTCAACGGGCCGCTGGCCGGGTTCGCCGTGGGCGGCGCCCACTGGATCGCGCACCTCGCGGGCAGGGGCATCCCGGAACCGTCCAGGATGCGGCTGCTGTTCCGGGCCTCCCCCGGCGAGCAGCGGCTCCCGCGCAACGGGCACTGGCTGGCCGCTCGGGCGCTGCTGGCGGTCGTGGCGGCAGCGCTGTTCGGCTTCGCGGCCAGGTTCACCGAAGCGGTGGTCCGAGCGCTGCGGCACGAGCCGGACGCGCTGCTGGGCGGCTGGGTGGAGGGCGCGCTGTTCGCGGCCATGTTCGGCGCGGGCACCCTGATCGCCGTCGGCGCGGTCTCGCTGCTGGAGGCTCCCGTCGACGTGCGCACGACCGCCGAGCCGATCGAACTGCTGCGGTCGAACCGGCGCATCACGCTCGGCACCGTCGCCGTGTTCGCCGTCGTCTTCGGGATCGTCGTCGCCCTCACCGGGTTCGCCGCGCACGCGCTGTCCGGCGGGTCGCTGTGGGGATTCCGGCTGGAATGGGACGTGTGGGAGGCGGTTCGGCTGGGGTTGCTGAGCTCGTTCGGCGGAGGGATCTCGATCGCGCTCGGTTTCACCGCCTGGGGCCAGTGGATCGCGTTCGGCCGGATCTGGCTGCCGCTGGTGGGCCGGTTGCCGTGGCGGACCGCGGCGTTCCTGGAGGACGCCAGGGACCGCCAGGTGCTGCGCACGCACGGGGCGCACTACCAGTTCCGGCACGAGCGCCTGCTCAGCCACCTCGCCCCGCCCGATCGGGTCAGCGCGGTCGCACGGTGA
- a CDS encoding MCE family protein produces MSSLVALRRRALGVAFLLVMVLAAAVCIGAYRGAFTRSVDVVLRTGATGNQILPEADVKVRGLIIGQVGDVTAADGGARMRLELDPDEVEQIPANVTARLLPRTLFGERYVSLELPAQRSARHLAAGDVITQDGAQASVELEQVLADTMPLLQAVHPQDLATTLNGLSRALDGRGEQVGETITDLNRYVAELNPSLPQLQENLRQVVGVAETYEQAAPDVLRALGDVSTTARTLAEQREALSAMTAQLTTTSNDLTGFLAAHSQDLIRLNATSRPTLDVLAKYSPQYPCMFAQAAGIIPRVDELFGVGTDEPGAHVTLEITPNRGAYVPGEEPELGDERGPRCYEFEHAPQYPPDGPVVDGSNPPPAARTGTEGLLPGATTPSSASGGASAPDLGVANSPAERDLIAGILAPSPDAAPAPPWSSLLLGPVLRDTQVTVRPR; encoded by the coding sequence ATGAGTTCACTGGTGGCTCTGCGGCGACGAGCGCTGGGCGTGGCCTTCCTCCTGGTCATGGTGCTGGCCGCGGCGGTGTGCATCGGCGCGTACCGCGGCGCCTTCACCCGCAGCGTGGACGTCGTGCTGCGCACCGGAGCGACCGGCAACCAGATCCTGCCCGAAGCCGACGTCAAGGTCCGCGGCCTGATCATCGGCCAGGTCGGCGATGTCACCGCGGCCGACGGCGGCGCCCGGATGCGGCTGGAGCTGGACCCCGACGAGGTCGAGCAGATCCCCGCGAACGTGACCGCGCGGCTGCTGCCCAGGACGTTGTTCGGCGAGCGCTACGTCTCCCTCGAACTGCCCGCACAGCGCTCGGCGCGGCACCTCGCCGCGGGCGACGTCATCACCCAGGACGGCGCGCAGGCCTCGGTCGAACTGGAGCAGGTGCTCGCCGACACGATGCCGCTGCTGCAAGCGGTGCACCCGCAGGACCTGGCCACGACGCTCAACGGCCTGAGCCGCGCGCTCGACGGGCGTGGCGAGCAGGTCGGCGAGACGATCACCGACCTGAACCGCTACGTCGCCGAGCTGAACCCGTCGTTGCCGCAGCTGCAGGAGAACCTGCGGCAGGTGGTGGGCGTCGCCGAGACCTACGAGCAGGCCGCGCCGGACGTCCTGCGAGCGCTCGGCGACGTGAGCACCACGGCCAGGACGCTGGCCGAGCAGCGCGAAGCCCTCAGCGCGATGACCGCGCAGCTGACCACGACCTCGAACGACCTGACCGGTTTCCTGGCGGCCCACTCCCAGGACCTGATCCGGCTCAACGCCACGTCGCGGCCGACGCTGGACGTGCTCGCGAAGTACTCGCCGCAGTACCCCTGCATGTTCGCGCAGGCCGCCGGGATCATCCCCCGGGTCGACGAGCTGTTCGGCGTGGGCACCGACGAGCCGGGAGCCCACGTCACGCTGGAGATCACGCCGAACCGGGGCGCGTACGTGCCGGGCGAGGAACCGGAGCTCGGCGACGAGCGCGGGCCGCGCTGCTACGAGTTCGAGCACGCGCCCCAGTACCCGCCGGACGGCCCGGTCGTCGACGGCTCGAACCCGCCGCCCGCAGCCAGGACCGGGACCGAGGGGCTGCTGCCCGGTGCGACCACGCCGTCCTCGGCCTCGGGCGGCGCGTCCGCGCCGGACCTCGGGGTGGCGAACTCCCCGGCGGAGCGCGACCTGATCGCCGGCATCCTCGCGCCCTCCCCGGACGCGGCCCCGGCGCCGCCGTGGTCGAGCCTGCTGCTCGGCCCGGTCCTGCGCGACACCCAGGTCACCGTGCGACCGCGCTGA
- a CDS encoding enoyl-CoA hydratase-related protein: MDYEEIRYEIDGPVATISLNRPQARNGYTVRMADELAAAFDRADRDEDVRVVVFTGEGKDFCVGADLSAGGFDVSEPGAEGQDDWKEPAGRCALRIFAMNKPVIAAIRGAAVGAGASITLACDYRLAAKDSRFGFVFSRRGIYPEGASTWFLPRLVGLGTALDWMISGRLFDAAEARDAGLVHAAHEPDQVLDEAYSLARDLAANTAPVSIAVIRQMLYRLSALESPYDVQRVDSRLIAGLPTNEDAAEGVMSFLERRPPRFPGTVAKDLPGFLPWLDDGTAPRSA; the protein is encoded by the coding sequence GTGGACTACGAAGAGATCCGCTACGAGATCGACGGGCCGGTCGCGACGATTTCGCTGAACCGCCCGCAGGCTCGCAACGGCTACACCGTGCGCATGGCCGACGAGCTGGCCGCGGCGTTCGACCGCGCGGACCGGGACGAGGACGTGCGCGTCGTCGTGTTCACCGGCGAGGGCAAGGACTTCTGCGTCGGCGCCGACCTCTCTGCGGGCGGGTTCGACGTCAGCGAACCGGGCGCCGAAGGCCAGGACGACTGGAAGGAACCCGCGGGCCGCTGCGCGCTGCGGATCTTCGCGATGAACAAGCCCGTCATCGCGGCGATCCGGGGCGCCGCCGTCGGCGCCGGGGCCAGCATCACGCTCGCCTGCGACTACCGGCTGGCCGCGAAAGACTCGCGGTTCGGCTTCGTGTTCTCCCGCCGCGGCATCTACCCCGAGGGCGCCTCCACCTGGTTCCTGCCCCGGCTGGTCGGCCTCGGCACCGCCCTGGACTGGATGATCAGCGGCCGGCTCTTCGACGCCGCCGAAGCCCGCGACGCCGGGCTGGTGCACGCCGCGCACGAACCGGACCAGGTGCTCGACGAGGCGTACTCGCTCGCCCGCGACCTCGCGGCCAACACCGCTCCGGTCTCGATCGCCGTGATCCGCCAGATGCTCTACCGGCTCAGCGCGCTGGAATCCCCCTACGACGTGCAGCGCGTCGACTCCCGGCTGATCGCGGGGTTGCCGACGAACGAGGACGCGGCGGAAGGGGTCATGTCCTTCCTGGAACGGCGGCCTCCGCGATTCCCGGGGACGGTCGCGAAGGACCTGCCGGGATTCCTGCCGTGGCTCGACGACGGCACGGCGCCTCGATCGGCGTGA
- a CDS encoding TetR/AcrR family transcriptional regulator: MSVQSSTPRRRLDPDERKAEILLAARRLFGTGTYASVSTTDLANEAGVARGLINHYFGGKRGLYLEVVRQMMVIPAPVTEHLPKTTVEQRLAISIDRWLDVVERNKEMWLTAIGPEAIGRDPEVEEILAEGDEIAADRVLEAAMMADVTEGREVLRAIIRSYGSMIRAASREWLVRGTLSRSDLHVMLTDVILHVLTTTFPNVLAARSE, encoded by the coding sequence ATGAGTGTGCAGTCCTCGACGCCACGCCGGCGGCTCGACCCCGACGAGCGGAAAGCGGAGATCCTCCTCGCCGCGCGGCGGCTGTTCGGCACCGGCACCTACGCCTCGGTGTCCACGACCGACCTCGCCAACGAAGCGGGAGTCGCCCGAGGACTGATCAACCACTACTTCGGCGGCAAGCGCGGCCTGTACCTCGAAGTGGTCCGGCAGATGATGGTGATCCCGGCGCCGGTGACCGAGCACCTGCCCAAGACGACCGTCGAGCAGCGCTTGGCCATCAGCATCGACCGCTGGCTCGACGTCGTGGAGCGCAACAAGGAGATGTGGCTGACCGCGATCGGCCCCGAAGCCATCGGGCGCGACCCGGAGGTCGAGGAGATCCTCGCGGAGGGCGACGAGATCGCGGCCGACCGCGTGCTGGAAGCGGCGATGATGGCCGACGTCACCGAGGGCCGCGAGGTGCTGCGCGCGATCATCCGCTCCTACGGGAGCATGATCCGCGCGGCGTCCAGGGAATGGCTGGTCCGCGGCACCCTGTCCCGCAGCGACCTGCACGTCATGCTCACTGACGTCATCCTGCACGTCCTCACGACGACGTTCCCCAACGTCCTCGCCGCCCGATCGGAATGA
- a CDS encoding alpha/beta hydrolase fold domain-containing protein → MPGAPGRPVESGRVEESEEPGRPGVPGALRGSVRSRVLAAALRRTLRPLLERTPVTPETLRRARGITGGLAPLLGPVPFGTTVRRIPLPGCHADLVRTGRDTGTRRAVLYAHGGGFVLGSARLWRAQVARLSALTGSPVLAVNYRMVPEHRVDDGVQDCVDAYRWLLDQGRTGEDVVLAGDSAGANLAFAVALRARERGLPRPAGIAATSPWLDLAATGPSYTANRLLDPFLPARAAADVARMCAVDVEPNAPELSPCYADLRELPPVLIQVGSLDLLRSDGELMARRLRQAGVPCDLSVWHGQMHAFTLLAALLPEARAAVRELAYFAARPTGHG, encoded by the coding sequence GTGCCCGGTGCGCCAGGTCGGCCGGTTGAGTCCGGTCGGGTCGAGGAGTCCGAGGAGCCCGGCCGCCCCGGCGTGCCCGGTGCGCTCCGCGGGTCGGTGCGTTCGCGGGTGCTCGCCGCCGCGTTGCGCCGGACGCTCCGCCCGCTGCTCGAACGGACTCCGGTCACTCCCGAGACCTTGCGCCGCGCACGCGGCATCACCGGCGGGCTCGCCCCGCTGCTCGGGCCCGTCCCGTTCGGCACGACGGTGCGGCGGATCCCGCTGCCCGGCTGCCACGCCGACCTGGTCCGCACCGGCCGCGACACCGGGACGCGGCGGGCGGTCCTCTACGCGCACGGCGGCGGATTCGTGCTGGGCTCGGCCCGGCTCTGGCGCGCGCAGGTGGCCCGGCTGTCGGCGCTGACCGGGTCTCCCGTGCTGGCGGTGAACTACCGGATGGTCCCGGAGCACCGGGTCGACGACGGCGTGCAGGACTGCGTCGACGCCTACCGGTGGCTGCTGGACCAGGGCCGCACCGGCGAGGACGTCGTGCTGGCCGGGGATTCGGCGGGCGCGAACCTGGCGTTCGCGGTCGCCCTGCGGGCGCGGGAGCGCGGGCTGCCGCGCCCGGCCGGGATCGCCGCGACGTCACCCTGGCTGGACCTCGCCGCGACCGGCCCGTCCTACACCGCGAACCGGCTCCTGGACCCGTTCCTGCCCGCGCGGGCCGCCGCCGACGTGGCGCGGATGTGCGCGGTGGACGTGGAACCGAACGCTCCGGAGCTGTCCCCCTGCTACGCGGACCTCCGCGAGCTGCCGCCGGTGCTGATCCAGGTCGGCTCCCTCGACCTGCTCCGCAGCGATGGCGAACTGATGGCCCGGCGCCTGCGGCAGGCGGGAGTCCCGTGCGACCTGAGCGTCTGGCACGGCCAGATGCACGCCTTCACCCTGCTCGCCGCGCTCCTGCCCGAAGCCCGTGCCGCCGTGCGCGAACTCGCGTACTTCGCCGCGCGCCCCACCGGTCACGGCTAG